A genomic window from Martelella lutilitoris includes:
- a CDS encoding DUF3883 domain-containing protein, giving the protein MSTGPWTDEENDLIVVDYFTMLADDIAGCPYSKSEHNRRMLEKIGRSRKSIEFKHQNISAVLKGLGEDWIPGYKPAFHFQASLVDAVVRWLARNPNWIARKPDRSSRPSLSEPSSIWIGPPPTHSNQPPPQELEQTLHIARKFDVAGRDQRNRALGRAGEERVLEHERAVLLGAGRNDLARKIRWVANEDGDGLGYDIESFTPDGRSRLIEVKTTNGWERTPFEITRNELSVADHRRSEWCLFRLWNFSREPRAFELHPPLDAHVSLTATAFQASFR; this is encoded by the coding sequence ATGTCGACAGGACCTTGGACCGACGAAGAGAATGATCTGATCGTCGTGGATTATTTCACGATGCTGGCCGATGATATCGCAGGATGCCCCTATAGCAAGTCTGAGCATAATCGGCGAATGTTGGAGAAAATCGGCCGATCTCGAAAGTCCATCGAGTTCAAGCACCAAAACATCAGCGCGGTACTGAAGGGCCTGGGCGAGGATTGGATTCCAGGCTACAAGCCCGCCTTCCATTTCCAGGCATCTCTAGTCGACGCGGTAGTGCGCTGGCTTGCCCGCAACCCAAACTGGATAGCCCGGAAGCCGGACAGGTCGTCCCGGCCTTCACTGAGTGAGCCTTCGTCTATTTGGATCGGACCTCCGCCCACACATTCCAATCAGCCGCCCCCGCAAGAATTGGAGCAGACGCTTCATATCGCCCGAAAATTCGATGTTGCGGGAAGAGACCAACGCAATCGTGCGCTGGGGCGAGCTGGTGAAGAACGCGTATTGGAGCACGAACGCGCAGTTTTGCTCGGCGCAGGTCGCAATGACCTCGCCCGGAAGATACGCTGGGTAGCGAACGAAGATGGGGATGGCCTCGGATACGATATCGAGAGTTTCACTCCCGATGGCCGATCGCGCCTCATTGAGGTCAAAACCACCAATGGCTGGGAACGTACTCCCTTTGAAATCACGCGGAACGAACTCTCGGTTGCCGACCATAGGCGCTCGGAGTGGTGCCTTTTCCGCCTGTGGAACTTCTCTCGCGAGCCAAGAG